Proteins encoded together in one Maricaulis maris window:
- a CDS encoding FMN-binding negative transcriptional regulator — protein MYTPSHFRMEDESEMRALMRSYDFALLLIPGEPDLAATHIPMKLADERLVLIGHVAMANPAAKAIQAGKEAIVVFTGPHAYISPTWYAKPNENVPTWNYAAVHAFGTLVPLEGVEAERALSSQIADFESEWRITNLEEKRRAMLERAIQPFEFEIERLEGKAKLSQNKPLEERLRIAHALNERGEHAVAYHMIEDEGEEDD, from the coding sequence ATGTACACGCCGTCGCACTTCAGGATGGAAGACGAGAGCGAGATGCGGGCGCTTATGCGCTCCTATGATTTCGCGCTGCTCTTGATCCCGGGTGAACCGGACCTGGCGGCGACGCACATTCCGATGAAGCTGGCCGATGAGCGACTGGTTTTGATCGGCCATGTCGCCATGGCCAATCCGGCGGCCAAGGCCATCCAGGCCGGCAAGGAGGCCATCGTCGTCTTCACCGGTCCGCACGCCTATATCTCGCCGACCTGGTACGCCAAGCCGAACGAGAATGTGCCGACCTGGAATTACGCCGCCGTGCACGCCTTCGGGACGCTGGTCCCACTCGAGGGTGTCGAGGCCGAACGGGCGCTGTCCTCGCAGATCGCGGATTTCGAGAGCGAGTGGCGGATCACCAATCTGGAAGAGAAGCGCCGCGCCATGCTCGAGCGTGCCATCCAGCCCTTCGAGTTCGAGATCGAACGCCTCGAGGGCAAGGCCAAGCTCTCCCAGAACAAGCCATTGGAGGAGCGTCTGCGCATCGCTCACGCCCTCAATGAACGCGGCGAACACGCCGTCGCCTACCACATGATCGAGGATGAGGGGGAAGAGGATGATTAG